Genomic window (Apodemus sylvaticus chromosome 22, mApoSyl1.1, whole genome shotgun sequence):
GTTTACAGTCAGAGAGTGAATGGCTGAAGAGGCCTCCATGAAGTCTTGCTTCCTGACATGAATGGTGACATTTTAAAGGGAAAGCTGACTTCAACATTTAGTGACAGCCGTGGAATTTGAAATAGTCACATAGCCTAAAGGACAATGCACATACAGTTGGGTGAAATGcaatcttttcctttttgatattgtgtgtgtgtgtgcgcgcgcgtgcatacacatacactttcagccaagccagctctccagccttgGAAATATTCTTGCTGGCTTGTCTGATGAGACAGACCACCTGCAGGACTCAGCTATGGCGGAACAACCCTGCCACAGAACTGCACGTATGGAGGAAGGGGGGACAAACAGTACCTTGGCATCATACTCCGACCCTTCCAGCTGCTCAGGGGACGCGTAGAGACAAGTGCCCACTCTGGCTGTGTGTGTCGGTGTTCCTGCGATTGAAAAGGCCATTAAGCCAGCTACTGTGAAGCCAGCAAACCCCTGCAGCTCCTGAGGGGACGTCTGCCTGCTGGCCTCACCTGAGCTTTGCTTATGAAAACTCTGAGATCCTCAGAATGGAAAGGCATGTTCAACTAtgtctctttctatttttaaatgcaaaaataaagaaaacaagtaGACAAATAAATTCTCACCTTTCCCATTTCTGTTGGTCCAGTCTGCGTTCTGGATGATGTCTGCACAGGCCAGGCCAAAGTCTCCTATTTTTACTTGCTGATCAGGgccatgaagaaaaatatttctaggCTACAAATAAGCATAGAAATCAACTCAGTTTTCCTAAAACAAACAGTGAAAACTTAAGAGTTGTTGAGTGCCAGGCATGGAGGTTTACACCTGTAATGCCacaactgggaagcagaggcagggggatcactatGAATATGGAGCCAGTTAGGTTTACATGGCTGAGTCCCAAGCTATCAAGGACTGTAAGAAAAGCCCTCTCTCATGCTGGGCTAGGGGCAGCACAGTGAGGAAGTGCCAGCTGTGCAGGCACATGGAGCAGGGGTCACGTCTCTACCGCTCAGGTGAAGAACAGGGTGTGGCCCAGGAGTGCCTGTAACCCTGGATCATCATACGGAagacacaggaggatcactggcCTACTGGCTGTCAGCCTCCTAGCCCCGGGTTCTGTGAGAGACACAGCAtcaagagaagaagggagagagtcaAAGAGTAGGTCATCCAAAATCCTCTTCTGcctcacacacagcacacacacattgcatgccatatatacactcacaacacacacacaccacatacacactcatacaccacacacaaatacatacaccacatacacacaccacacaccgaGCATgccacatatacactcacacaccacacacacaccacatatacactcatacattacacacacaaatacatacaccacacacacaccacatacacagagcctgccacatatacactcacaccacacacactcatacccacacacaccacatatacactcacaccacacacaaatacatacaccacacacacacacacacactacatacacacaccacacaccatacacagagcatgccacatacacactcatataacacacgtatacaaatatacacaccacacacacactgagaatgCCACATATATACTTACACCACAGACATACCATATACactcatacaacacacacacaaacacatacataccacacacaccacacacacacagagcatgccatatatatactcatacaacatacacacataaatacatacacaccacactgaGCATGccacaaacaccacacatacacacaccacatatacactcatacaacactcacacacaaatacatacacacacatacacactgagcatgccacatatatactcatataatatagacacacatcacacacacacacaccacaccacaccacactgtGAATGTCACATATACAcccacaccacatatacacacactacatatacactcatacaacatacacacataaatatacgcacataccccccccacactcacacagagaccatgccacacacacacacacacacacacacacacagagcatgctacacatacactcacacacctaAGTCCCAAAGTTGCTGAGTGCCAGCCACTCAGGAACAAGTTTTAATTTAGGAAATGAAAACTTAGGTGTAGCTCAGCTGGcggagtgcttgtctagcatgaaCAAAGACGGGTCCTCACTCTAGCAGGGCATAAAGCAGGGCATGGGGCAATCCACACTAGAGAGGCGGTGGCAAGACCAGGTCAAGGACACCGtcagctacaaagcaagtttgaaGCAAGCCAGAGCTGCAAGAGACTGTTTCAAATAACAGCAACAATATTACCATGTAACTGGGAGaaaagattttactttttaaagcaaCAGATTAAAAGTTACAATGTTACATTAAATGTaattcatttttatgttaatatACGTCCTACTCTGTTTTGATCCTGCtaagagttttgtttttgaaaaatcatgtgtgagagatggctcagcggttaagagcactagctgctcttccagagatcctgagttcaattcccagcacccacccggtggctcacaaccatctataatgggatctggtgtgCTTGAAGATAGCTACAGGGTATTTATCaacataaaagaattttttttaatgtgtgtgcatgcacggcATGGCATgaagaaggaggtcaaaggacaacctgcaggagtcCCACTGTGTGTGTCACCAGGATAGAGCTCAGGTGGTCCCTCTTGGTGGTAGGCATGGCCATCTCACAGGCCTAATTGGATTTAGTTACAGTTGACATGTAAGGGAAAAGAAATGATTTTAACTATAAGGCGCCAGTTTGGGTGTAAAAGCTGAGAAACGATACTGTATACTGAGGGAAGAGTGTCACGTGCTGTCTCCACTATAGAAATGGATtcagtgcacacatttaatccgaGCCCTTAGGAGGCCGAGGctggtgggtctctgcatttgaggccagcctgatttacacagagaattccaggacaccctgggctacacagagaaaacttgtgtcaaaagaaaaaaaaaaaaaaaggaccgaACAAAGGATTCTGTTGACAAGCACAATTCTAGAACAGTTCTAGAACTGGGCCAAAGGGACCATCATCGTAAGAGAGGAAACTGACCAAGTCCACAGCAGCCTCCCTCGCCTGCAAACCCTTGCTCTAAAGCCGTTCTCATGGGAAACATAACCAAGAGGGGAAGCAGAGACCTGGTAGCCGACAGCGCCATGTTGCTGGAGGAGAGCCTGGCCACAGCATTGCACTCTAAACTCTATGAGGCCATCATCAAGGAAGACTGTCACACAATCAAGACACTTCTCAGAACCCACCCTGTCAACCAGCCCCTGACCATCCTGGCCAGCTCCACCGGCTACAGACTCCTGAGTCAGGTACTCCCTACACTCTGTCACATTCAAGAAACACCcttctgatcccagcactgaaggaCCTCAGAAAACACAGGGCTCCGCAGACCATCACCCAGGGCCAGTATACATACCCTACCTAGCCTGCAACTCCTCCTTGCACTCCcacacatggatggatggatggacggacagatggatggatgaaacaCATCTCGTGTGGCTGGGAAGAGTAACCTCCTTCCAGAATGCACCCACAGCGGCGATGCCATGTGGGTGAATTATCTTTCACTTCCTACCCACACCTCTCTAGATGTTCGGTTTGGTTGGTCGGTTGGTTGCTTGTTTGAGGCTGGGTTTACTCTACAGTTCAGGCTGGCCTAGCGGGGCCATGTTATCTGCGCTGGCCTAAAACTTGCAAGCATCCTTCCGTCTCCACTTCCCGGGTGCTGGCTTTGCAGGTAGGAGCCCCCAAAGCTGGCTGATCCTTGCTTTTGTAAtcagctttctcttttttcttctctaaaataagaaaacaaacggAAAGCCGCTGGGCTGGGGGGTGGAGGGCAGGGCGGGCACGCACCCCTTTGCCTCACTCGCCTGCCATCCTGCAGACGCGGTGTATTTTAAGAACTAATATAATCAGCTCTGCTAAATACACTGCAATATCTATGAATCCTTGGAAACCCACGTCTTATAGCTGATAATGGCTTTGGCAAGACCTAAAAAAAATGTAACATGGTCTTGTTATTCAATGTGTGGGTTAATTAAGGATTCAATGATTTCAAAGCAATTTGCTCCTGGTCTTTATAGCCAGAGAAGGCCTGTACTCCCGactctcctccacctccacctccacctcccagggGCTCGGATTAGGTACAAGTGTGCACTAACATGCTCAGTTCTAAAACACAGAGCCTATAATTTAAATTTCCCAGTTATGGGCCATttaaatacaagaagaaaagctTTCGCTAGGGATGGCGGCACATGCCtcaggcggcagaggcaggcggatctgccTGTGAGATTCAGGCCCCGTCTACTTAGGGAAACTTTctccaaaaagcaaaagcaaaaacaaacaaataaacacaacatTTCAGTGCATGAGGTAAAGCAAAGCTAAACCACTGCTAAAGTGCTCAGACTGTGGCCCAGTCAGCATCGAGTAGCCATGTTTGTAATGCACTGCGGTTTCCCTGCAGCAGACACAGCCTATCTTTCCCATCCATCTGGCCGCCGAATACCGCAAGCCACAAAGTTTGCTTTGCTTGTTACAGCACGGTGCTGACCCAGAAGTAAGGTGAGTTACCTCAGCATGCTGTTGGGCCTAAGTtaggaggggtgtgtgtgagtgtgagtgagtgtgtgtgtgtgtgtgtgtgtgtgtgtgtgtgtgtgtgtgtgtgagtcagatAATATGTGCCATTCTGTGTACAGATTACATTCGGATGAAACTTACTGTGCTGACAAGGTGAGGACTAATACAAGAATGGTATCCAGCAAGCTAAAGAACTCACACAATATAATGGCTCACCTGTAGAAAACAGAAAGTCGGGCACCACTCAGAAATCTGACAATATGGGTTGGGAGGAGAGACCAAATAGATGGTGGGCTTATTTATTACTCTCCAGTGAACCATTTTGCTTCATCAAAGAAAAGTTGCCTTCCTGAGCACTAATTCTTCACTGTCCCTCACTGAGGTGCCCCCAGTTTAACACGTGGTAAATCCCTTCCAGGGACGCCCAAGGCCTCACGACTCTTCACCTGATGCTGCTGAACTGGCCAGTCACTTCCACTACATGGACCAAACCCAGCACTCGGATCCAAAAGATCCTGACGGACATTCAGAATAATGCTGTCTTGTGTCTGCGAATTTTGTGTGACCACGGAGCTCAAGTTAATGCCCGGGTagacaacagcaacaaacacTCACCCCTTCATCTGGCCATAACATATGGGACCTATCCAGTTCTCTCCTTTTTGGCTCAAAATGGTGCCCAGGTCAATGCTATTAATGAATCCAGCATGACGCCCCTCCACATGGCTGCAGACATACTGAACAAAAACATGATCGAGACCCTCATTGCCTGTGGGGCCAACGTGAACTGTGCCATCTCCTCCACCGGAAACACCGCCCTGAAGCTGGCAGTGTGCACTGCATCGAGCAAGGCCGGCCGACTGCTGGCAGCCGGGGTGGGTTGCATCCGGCTGCTGCTAAGTCATGGAGCCCAGGTCAATGCCCAGGACCACGAGGGCCAGACAGCTCTGCACGAGGCCTGCTTTGGAGGCAGAGAAGTGATCATCAATCTCTTGCTGGAATTTGAGGCAAACGTTAACATTTTAACAAGAAATGGGGAATCTCCGATTTATATGTATCTTCAGCGCAGTTCCAACATTAGAGATGTCACGCTTCTGGCCAGGCTGCTCTACCGCACTTATCCTTTAAGACTGAGCAATAAACAAGGGGTCCTACCGGCAGGAATCATGCTGCCAGAATTCCACCTCTTAAGGGAAACCCTAATAAAGTTATCGAAAAAGCCTTTAACCCTAGAGGCCATCTGTAAGAGAAACATCAGAAATGTTTATGGGGAGAAGCACAAACTCCACCTCAAGAAGCTGCTGCCGGCCAAGCTCTGGAACTCCATATACGGCATTTACGACTTCACCTACCTGCTGAAGTGAGAACCCCGCGCCTCTGTGCCAGAGCCTCAGCAACTCAAACTATTTTTTCTGGctagacagataccagaaaaCACTTGGACTTCACTTTACACTGCAACGCACAAACTACTGGTCCCTAATCCCTCCAAAAATTAAAGTGACTTGCACATTAACTGTCATGGTGTTCCAAAGTTTCATTTGATACCTTCCTATGATTTAATTCTGGCCTGAAAAGAGGGCTGATTGCCTTAAGATGTGTCAGCCAAAAAGGAAAGCACAATTTATCTTTCCTTGATGGTCTTTTAGGAATTAAAACTACAACAGTCCTATGggggttctgtttgtttgtttgtttgtttcatgggtggtttattttggttttttgatctcactatgtagttcacgCTAACTTCAAGTTGCCCACTgggtttgtattttcattttggtttggtCTGAGGGTTTTAGGATTTGATTTTAGTTTAAGTCCTTGAGACACAACCCTGAGGACCTCTAGTGCTGGAATAAAAGATGTTTGTCAGACTGTCTGTttgccacccacccacaccctcaccctcacaaggtttctctgtgtagccctggctgtcctagaacttgctctatagaccaagctggccttaaactcacagagatctgctcacctccgctttccaagtgctgggattaacagcaaCCACCCCAccgcccagccttttttttttcttaaagtttttttttttttttaaaaaaacaaccaaattaaaaaaaaaaaaacatttcctaGAAACATATTTTAACCAATGAGATATGACTTCTACTAACACTGAGTATATTCACCATCACCAGTTACATTAGAAAGCAATATACCTTACTATATTCATACTTTAAGACAATGCTCAAATGACCccaaataactatttttaaattcaatCTAAGGGCTTCATTTTTAGTATTGGGGGAGaagttgctgtgtgtgtgtatgtgggtgtgtgtgcgcgtgtacgtgaatatgtatttatatatacatacgcCAAAAGTTAACAATGGACACCTTCCTCAATTATGACCTAACGGACAGCCAGGGAGCCCaggaatcctcttgtctctgcttccctagcaCTGAGAGTTCAGGCGAGTGCCACTGTACCTGACTCTTCAGGTAGAGTCTAGAGATACAAACTCAATTCCTCATGCTggcatgacaagcactttactggctgagccatcctCCCAACCA
Coding sequences:
- the Ankrd61 gene encoding LOW QUALITY PROTEIN: ankyrin repeat domain-containing protein 61 (The sequence of the model RefSeq protein was modified relative to this genomic sequence to represent the inferred CDS: substituted 1 base at 1 genomic stop codon) encodes the protein MGNITKRGSRDLVADSAMLLEESLATALHSKLYEAIIKEDCHTIKTLLRTHPVNQPLTILASSTGYRLLSQQTQPIFPIHLAAEYRKPQSLLCLLQHGADPEVRDAQGLTTLHLMLLNWPVTSTTWTKPSTRIQKILTDIQNNAVLCLRILCDHGAQVNARVDNSNKHSPLHLAITYGTYPVLSFLAQNGAQVNAINESSMTPLHMAADILNKNMIETLIACGANVNCAISSTGNTALKLAVCTASSKAGRLLAAGVGCIRLLLSHGAQVNAQDHEGQTALHEACFGGREVIINLLLEFEANVNILTRNGESPIYMYLQRSSNIRDVTLLARLLYRTYPLRLSNKQGVLPAGIMLPEFHLLRETLIKLSKKPLTLEAICKRNIRNVYGEKHKLHLKKLLPAKLWNSIYGIYDFTYLLKXEPRASVPEPQQLKLFFLARQIPENTWTSLYTATHKLLVPNPSKN